A single genomic interval of Petroclostridium xylanilyticum harbors:
- a CDS encoding glycosyltransferase family 2 protein has protein sequence MQISAIIPAYNEAPTIGKIVDVLSHVQEIGEIIVVSDGSTDNTAEVARQSGAKVIELAVNIGKGGAMKAGVDNCSGDIILFLDADLIGLTERHVKNLLYPVIKGEVEMTIGIFDGGRFSTDLAQKVSPFLSGQRAIKKHILNNICNMEITKFGVEVALTNYVRKKNIAYKKVVLEQMTHIMKEEKLGWKKGVQARMKMYWEIIKGLSLVRQR, from the coding sequence ATGCAAATTAGTGCAATTATACCTGCATATAATGAAGCGCCCACAATTGGGAAAATAGTTGATGTACTTTCTCATGTACAAGAAATTGGGGAAATTATCGTTGTAAGCGATGGTTCGACAGATAATACAGCGGAAGTTGCCAGGCAATCTGGCGCTAAAGTAATAGAACTTGCCGTTAATATAGGTAAAGGCGGAGCAATGAAAGCAGGGGTCGATAATTGCAGTGGGGATATCATATTATTTCTAGATGCTGACCTTATAGGGTTAACCGAGAGACATGTAAAAAACTTATTATATCCTGTTATAAAAGGTGAAGTAGAAATGACCATAGGTATATTTGACGGTGGACGTTTCAGTACCGATTTAGCTCAAAAAGTGTCTCCTTTTTTGTCTGGGCAGAGGGCGATAAAAAAGCATATACTAAATAATATATGCAATATGGAGATTACTAAATTTGGTGTTGAAGTTGCCCTTACCAATTATGTAAGAAAAAAGAATATCGCTTATAAAAAAGTTGTATTAGAGCAAATGACTCACATAATGAAAGAAGAAAAATTAGGCTGGAAAAAAGGTGTACAAGCCCGGATGAAGATGTATTGGGAAATCATCAAAGGGCTAAGCTTAGTACGACAACGGTGA
- the ispG gene encoding flavodoxin-dependent (E)-4-hydroxy-3-methylbut-2-enyl-diphosphate synthase, with product MHRRDTKAVKVGYVTIGGSAPISIQSMTNTDTRNIEATTNQIIELQQAGCDIIRLAVPDMEAARAISEIKKRTKIPLVADIHFDYRLALECIDRGIDKIRINPGNIGGNRRVREVTREAKQRGIPIRIGVNSGSIEKELLEKYGSPTAEAMVESALHHVALLEEHDFNDIVISLKASSVPMMIAAYRLIAQRVNYPLHLGVTEAGTIWSGTIKSSIGIGTLLADGIGDTIRVSLTGHPVEEVKVATQILKSLGLRKSGVEIISCPTCGRCQIDLINIANSVEQKLQNSGKNIKVAVMGCVVNGPGEAREADIGIAGGDGVGLIFKKGKIIKKVPEEKLVDELMKEIETYEKEGLINAN from the coding sequence ATACATCGTCGAGATACCAAAGCTGTAAAAGTGGGATATGTAACCATTGGCGGCAGTGCACCCATCTCTATTCAATCCATGACCAATACAGATACAAGAAATATAGAAGCCACAACAAATCAGATTATAGAGCTCCAACAAGCAGGATGTGATATTATCCGGTTAGCTGTCCCTGATATGGAAGCGGCCCGGGCAATATCAGAAATTAAAAAAAGGACAAAAATACCTCTGGTTGCAGACATCCATTTTGACTACCGGTTGGCTCTGGAGTGCATAGATAGGGGTATAGATAAAATACGGATTAATCCTGGAAATATTGGCGGAAACCGGCGAGTCAGGGAAGTAACGAGGGAAGCCAAGCAAAGGGGTATCCCTATAAGAATAGGGGTAAATTCCGGCTCTATTGAAAAAGAATTGCTGGAGAAGTACGGCTCACCTACAGCAGAAGCAATGGTGGAAAGTGCTTTACATCATGTTGCTTTACTTGAAGAACATGACTTTAATGATATTGTTATATCACTAAAGGCTTCCAGTGTGCCCATGATGATAGCTGCCTATCGCCTGATAGCGCAGAGGGTAAACTATCCTTTACATTTAGGAGTAACAGAAGCCGGGACAATTTGGTCGGGAACAATAAAATCTTCTATAGGAATTGGAACATTATTAGCGGATGGAATTGGAGATACGATAAGAGTATCGCTTACCGGCCACCCTGTTGAAGAAGTAAAAGTAGCCACACAAATATTGAAGTCGTTAGGTCTGAGGAAGAGCGGTGTTGAAATCATCTCCTGTCCAACCTGCGGCCGGTGTCAGATTGATTTGATCAATATAGCTAACAGTGTTGAACAAAAGCTTCAAAATAGTGGGAAAAACATAAAGGTTGCAGTCATGGGATGCGTGGTTAACGGCCCCGGTGAAGCCCGGGAAGCTGATATTGGTATTGCCGGAGGGGATGGAGTTGGTTTAATATTTAAAAAAGGAAAAATTATAAAAAAGGTACCGGAAGAAAAACTGGTAGATGAATTGATGAAGGAAATTGAGACATATGAAAAGGAAGGATTGATAAATGCAAATTAG
- the rseP gene encoding RIP metalloprotease RseP, translating into MTTLISAVVVFALLIFFHELGHFTIAKLVGIKVHEFAIGMGPRLAKFTKGETVYSLRAFPIGGFVMMEGEVESSKDERAFSNKPLWARIAVVAAGAIMNFILGFLIFIIILSMEPAIPQPVVGELVPGKPAEKAGILPGDRIIQLNDYKVNIQNDVRYFLDKNKDNMIKVIVLRQGQRISFQLKPELDPKYQTYIIGYNAKSVKTNFYNVISNAYYQTAFLTKVIVTSLGDLVTGKAGLNQISGPVGIVQGIGSAAKAGIGNLAFLAALISINLGIFNLLPIPALDGSKIMFLLIEGIRRKPISPEREGMVHLIGFAMLIILLIFATFNDIARIVGR; encoded by the coding sequence TTGACTACCTTAATATCAGCTGTTGTTGTATTTGCATTGTTGATCTTTTTTCACGAATTAGGGCACTTCACTATTGCGAAACTGGTTGGTATAAAAGTTCATGAGTTTGCTATTGGTATGGGACCGCGGTTGGCTAAGTTTACTAAAGGTGAGACGGTGTACTCTTTAAGAGCATTTCCGATTGGCGGGTTTGTTATGATGGAAGGAGAAGTTGAAAGCTCGAAGGATGAAAGAGCTTTTAGTAATAAGCCTCTGTGGGCCAGGATTGCTGTGGTTGCTGCGGGGGCAATTATGAACTTTATTTTAGGCTTTTTGATTTTTATAATTATTCTTTCTATGGAGCCTGCAATACCACAGCCTGTTGTAGGGGAACTGGTTCCTGGAAAACCTGCTGAGAAAGCTGGAATTTTACCGGGGGATAGAATTATACAGCTTAATGATTACAAGGTCAATATTCAAAATGATGTAAGATACTTTCTGGATAAAAACAAGGATAACATGATAAAGGTAATTGTTTTAAGACAAGGGCAAAGAATTTCTTTTCAGCTTAAACCGGAATTGGACCCTAAATATCAAACTTATATTATAGGCTACAATGCCAAGAGTGTAAAAACAAACTTTTACAATGTAATTAGCAATGCATACTACCAGACAGCTTTTTTAACAAAAGTTATCGTTACTTCATTAGGTGATCTGGTTACAGGAAAGGCCGGACTTAATCAAATTTCGGGCCCGGTAGGAATTGTGCAGGGAATTGGAAGTGCAGCAAAGGCAGGAATTGGAAATTTAGCCTTCCTGGCAGCGTTGATAAGTATAAATCTAGGTATTTTTAATCTACTTCCAATTCCGGCACTGGATGGAAGTAAAATTATGTTTTTACTCATTGAGGGGATTCGAAGAAAACCAATTAGCCCTGAAAGAGAAGGAATGGTACACCTGATAGGATTTGCTATGCTAATTATATTACTTATATTTGCTACCTTTAATGACATTGCCAGGATAGTTGGGCGCTAA